One stretch of Dissulfurimicrobium hydrothermale DNA includes these proteins:
- the fliN gene encoding flagellar motor switch protein FliN — MTQEELDKLLAEGSDGIEGQKASGGQQGDPAKTGEVAQEPPKAPEESGTIDWSQAFNEAAAGGDKAAAKAVRKGTVETSQDKPADAKQQNQGAGKPKFDEFQRPAVQEEGGAGKPDLNFILDIPLDISVELGRTRLQIRELLQLGQGSVVSLDKLAGEPADIYVNQKLMAKGDIVVVNEKFGIKLTEIISPADRVKNLGSQKY; from the coding sequence TTGACTCAGGAAGAATTGGACAAATTACTGGCCGAAGGGTCTGATGGCATAGAAGGCCAAAAGGCCAGCGGCGGGCAACAAGGCGATCCTGCAAAAACAGGTGAGGTGGCACAAGAGCCACCTAAGGCGCCGGAAGAATCGGGCACCATCGACTGGTCCCAAGCCTTCAATGAAGCCGCCGCCGGTGGCGACAAGGCAGCCGCCAAAGCAGTCCGAAAAGGGACGGTCGAGACCAGCCAAGACAAACCTGCGGATGCAAAACAACAAAATCAAGGTGCAGGGAAGCCGAAATTTGACGAATTTCAAAGACCGGCGGTGCAGGAAGAAGGCGGTGCAGGGAAGCCGGATCTCAATTTCATACTCGACATCCCGCTAGACATATCAGTTGAGCTCGGCCGAACAAGGCTTCAGATCCGGGAACTCCTCCAATTGGGACAAGGGTCTGTGGTCAGTCTGGACAAGCTTGCGGGCGAGCCGGCGGATATTTATGTAAACCAAAAACTCATGGCAAAGGGGGATATCGTGGTGGTCAATGAGAAGTTCGGCATAAAACTGACCGAGATCATAAGCCCTGCCGATCGTGTAAAAAATCTTGGTTCACAGAAATATTGA
- the smc gene encoding chromosome segregation protein SMC, translating into MRLDSLIIYGFKSFPERTRLTFSKGISAIVGPNGCGKSNIVDAIRWVMGEQSPSILRAKSMENLICSGHAGKISNFAEVTLIIGDATAISLPWLNGAPDIEISRRLSRSGESEYRINGKGVRLKDIQYLFMDTGAGARAYAIVDQGKVGTFVDMDAEERRCLIEEAAGVAKYKARRLEAEAKLAQTKQNLERLEDLIIETEKQIKSLERQAKKTERYLTLRKSQEMLEKALLADEWLDKSDALNIASRSREDLVGRLAVLKSVESGLAAQKETKETELLELEKAIREIEEDIFAEEERLKGMKEVLSSQEKNLISEENRLKEAQTAISGLSSRREGIMRRIGEIKRDIEGLEEQNKGLLSDLRIQEDGINEAVEARNRVKRSLEEVKVELVDAASVCAKFDSRQKALASQAERLKRRLEALTEEKELLKEEKSGQETRARALEAEIKALEAEIKKKIHDISTAEAESFGLEQALSHLRNQKTQIDSSLAAVTARLNALRAIEDSMQGLGEAARSTLRHFKGLKALADLLIVKSGLESAAESALEKTIEAVIPEEETMLDEIIDFVKQKGMGDLRVLAPWLIDGPDSGDEDDGVAAARPPASRVIRSISSGWRLIDDLDSAIKAFREAKAGGDLNAWYTYITPSGDILYPWGEIVIKGGKNKGQGILSRKAEIARLAVEEKGLRLKSAEIASKEETQGMRLSDAVNRLKSLVKDKERLNNEVSRQKSELDRLKTRLESHEERQTRLDLEMDQIEDELSEVEADLEQTNAALDRAKRAKNEAENKIKGREDALRQQEAVLQRRQKVLEDMRIAAAGLNARLEEKRHELTVLEKKLARINEDIKAAGEIKTKVGSVLDSIRQSVTKTFKEVTEQEGLIETKRAKSKAIRCAFDEKRQELASLDVAVKKKLEETTLLEKELHQREIEINTLVQAMQFLKKTARERHQAEIEDDCHNWRPERFSSGEAKLEIAKISSEIDAIGPVNLTALDQYKEVEQRRSYLATQKDDLTNSINDLEHAIRHIDQVSRERLKGTIEAVNNSLAEIFPLLFDGGKAWLEPVGDGNPLEAGLDLAVHIPGKRIGHLNLLSGGEKALAAISLIFSLFLIKPSPFCLMDEVDAPLDEANTLRFCRLVKRIAQKTQMILVTHNQRVMEQAEALYGVTMEENGVSKLVSVKLT; encoded by the coding sequence ATGCGGCTTGACTCCCTTATTATATACGGCTTCAAGTCCTTTCCGGAAAGGACAAGGCTCACATTTTCCAAAGGAATAAGTGCGATAGTCGGTCCGAACGGCTGTGGCAAGTCAAATATAGTCGATGCAATAAGGTGGGTCATGGGGGAACAGAGCCCAAGCATATTAAGGGCCAAGTCCATGGAGAACCTCATCTGCAGCGGTCACGCCGGCAAAATCTCAAATTTCGCTGAAGTTACGCTTATAATTGGAGATGCAACTGCAATAAGTCTGCCATGGCTTAATGGCGCCCCTGATATCGAGATCTCCAGAAGACTTAGCCGTTCGGGTGAAAGCGAATACCGTATAAACGGTAAGGGCGTAAGGCTCAAGGACATCCAATATCTATTCATGGATACAGGGGCCGGTGCCAGGGCATATGCCATAGTGGATCAGGGCAAGGTTGGGACCTTTGTTGATATGGACGCCGAAGAAAGGCGCTGTCTCATCGAAGAGGCGGCAGGGGTTGCAAAATACAAGGCAAGGCGGCTCGAAGCCGAGGCAAAACTTGCTCAGACGAAACAGAATCTCGAAAGGCTTGAAGATCTGATAATAGAGACGGAAAAACAGATAAAATCCCTTGAAAGACAAGCTAAAAAGACCGAGAGATACCTGACCCTGAGAAAGTCGCAGGAGATGCTTGAAAAGGCGCTCCTGGCCGATGAATGGCTTGATAAATCAGATGCATTAAATATCGCCTCTAGATCAAGAGAAGACCTTGTTGGAAGATTAGCCGTCCTCAAGTCCGTTGAATCGGGGCTGGCCGCCCAAAAAGAGACTAAGGAGACCGAACTCCTTGAACTTGAAAAGGCCATCAGGGAAATCGAGGAAGACATCTTTGCCGAAGAAGAGAGGCTCAAGGGCATGAAAGAGGTCCTGTCGTCCCAGGAGAAAAATCTCATCTCGGAAGAAAATAGGCTCAAAGAAGCCCAAACCGCCATCTCAGGACTTTCATCCAGACGAGAAGGCATTATGCGTCGTATAGGCGAGATCAAAAGGGATATAGAAGGACTGGAGGAACAAAACAAAGGGCTTTTGTCAGACCTGAGGATCCAGGAAGACGGTATCAATGAAGCTGTCGAGGCGAGAAACAGGGTTAAGAGATCGCTGGAGGAGGTCAAGGTCGAGCTTGTCGATGCAGCCTCTGTATGCGCAAAGTTCGACAGCCGGCAAAAGGCCCTTGCATCCCAGGCGGAGAGGCTAAAAAGGCGTCTTGAGGCCCTTACCGAAGAAAAAGAGTTGCTGAAGGAGGAAAAATCCGGGCAAGAAACACGGGCCAGGGCGCTTGAGGCGGAAATAAAGGCGCTTGAGGCGGAAATAAAAAAAAAGATCCATGACATCTCAACGGCCGAGGCGGAAAGCTTCGGGCTGGAACAGGCGCTGTCCCACCTACGGAATCAAAAGACCCAGATCGATTCCAGCCTTGCAGCCGTCACAGCAAGACTGAATGCCTTAAGGGCCATAGAAGATTCAATGCAGGGCCTCGGAGAGGCTGCAAGATCCACCCTCAGGCATTTTAAGGGCCTAAAGGCGCTTGCAGACCTCCTGATCGTAAAATCGGGGCTTGAATCGGCAGCCGAATCCGCACTTGAAAAGACCATAGAGGCTGTGATCCCCGAAGAGGAAACGATGCTAGATGAGATAATCGATTTCGTCAAACAAAAAGGAATGGGAGATCTGCGGGTTTTGGCACCATGGCTGATCGATGGACCTGATTCAGGAGATGAGGACGATGGGGTTGCAGCCGCTCGGCCGCCGGCAAGCAGGGTTATAAGATCCATCTCCTCAGGATGGAGATTGATAGACGACCTGGACTCAGCGATCAAGGCATTTAGAGAGGCCAAGGCAGGCGGTGACCTGAACGCCTGGTATACCTATATCACACCAAGCGGGGATATTCTCTACCCTTGGGGCGAGATCGTAATAAAGGGCGGCAAGAATAAGGGACAAGGGATACTTTCCAGAAAGGCCGAGATCGCCCGACTTGCTGTTGAGGAAAAAGGGCTCAGGTTAAAATCGGCTGAAATAGCCTCTAAGGAAGAGACTCAAGGCATGAGGCTCTCGGATGCCGTCAATCGGCTGAAATCCCTTGTCAAGGACAAGGAACGCTTGAACAACGAGGTCTCGAGACAAAAAAGCGAATTGGACCGCTTGAAGACCAGGCTTGAATCCCATGAAGAGAGACAGACAAGGTTAGATCTGGAGATGGATCAGATCGAGGATGAACTTTCAGAGGTGGAAGCGGATCTCGAACAAACGAATGCCGCACTTGACAGGGCAAAAAGGGCCAAAAACGAGGCTGAAAACAAGATAAAGGGCAGAGAAGACGCCCTTAGGCAACAAGAGGCAGTACTACAAAGACGCCAAAAGGTCCTCGAAGATATGAGGATCGCCGCCGCCGGCCTGAACGCAAGGCTTGAGGAAAAAAGGCATGAACTTACTGTCCTTGAAAAGAAGCTCGCGCGGATAAATGAAGACATAAAGGCGGCTGGCGAGATAAAAACCAAGGTAGGCTCAGTGCTCGACTCCATAAGACAGTCCGTGACCAAAACCTTCAAAGAGGTGACCGAACAGGAAGGATTGATAGAGACGAAAAGGGCCAAGAGCAAGGCTATCAGATGCGCCTTCGACGAAAAAAGACAGGAACTGGCCAGTCTCGATGTCGCTGTAAAGAAAAAACTCGAAGAGACAACCCTTCTCGAAAAAGAACTCCATCAAAGGGAGATTGAGATAAATACGCTGGTCCAGGCTATGCAGTTTTTAAAAAAGACTGCACGCGAACGCCATCAGGCCGAGATAGAAGATGACTGCCATAACTGGCGCCCTGAGCGATTCTCATCAGGCGAGGCAAAACTAGAAATTGCAAAGATATCAAGCGAAATAGATGCAATAGGGCCTGTAAACCTTACAGCCCTCGACCAATACAAAGAAGTCGAACAGAGGCGTTCCTATCTTGCAACCCAGAAAGATGATCTAACCAATTCCATAAATGACCTAGAACATGCAATAAGACATATAGATCAGGTCTCAAGGGAGAGGCTCAAGGGCACGATCGAGGCGGTGAACAACAGCCTCGCAGAGATATTCCCGCTACTCTTCGATGGCGGAAAGGCCTGGCTTGAACCGGTCGGCGACGGAAACCCTCTTGAAGCCGGACTGGATCTGGCAGTACACATACCTGGCAAGCGTATAGGCCATCTAAACCTCCTCTCGGGCGGCGAAAAGGCACTTGCAGCCATCTCTTTAATCTTTTCACTCTTTCTCATAAAACCAAGCCCGTTCTGTCTCATGGATGAGGTAGACGCCCCGCTTGATGAGGCGAACACACTAAGATTTTGCCGACTTGTAAAAAGAATCGCACAAAAGACCCAGATGATCCTTGTAACCCACAACCAGCGCGTAATGGAGCAGGCCGAGGCGCTCTATGGGGTGACGATGGAAGAGAATGGTGTCTCGAAACTGGTATCTGTAAAGCTTACCTGA
- a CDS encoding ASKHA domain-containing protein yields the protein MQVTFLPSNTTIETSGEEAILRMAMRAGIHINASCGGAGVCDKCKVFLDDGELRGERFPDGAWKACASYPVSDVKIRVPVESEMDRRALSRAAPRKIASWLEAHGGMPFDLRPVVEKVAINVPRPDLSDSASDLDRLQRELMNGRLKGTTVEVDTTILFDLPAALREKEWLTTVSMMEGPRPDVKKLIRVEPGDAAGGHLALAFDIGTTTVSGQLIELTTGKILADVSNYNPQVSFGEDVISRMEFARKKDGLLTLQQKIIGCLNALIAEICSSSRCPKDSISLMTAAGNTVMTHLLLGLETGYLRTQPYVPVATHLPPVRAKDIGIALPPHVYLFLAPCVASYVGGDITAGVVGVGVHRSHELTLFIDIGTNGEIVLGNQDWMACAACSAGPAFEGGGIMHGMRATTGAVEAVHIHPETFEPMILTIGGKKAKGICGSGIISLMAGLFMVEAIDRQGRFRRNLKTGRIRPGRDGWEYVVIEKGATATGRDIVFTEADIENLIRAKGAMFAGYQTLLESVGMDFKDLERVVLAGNFGSYLDLEQAVTIGLLPDIPRDRFFFVGNSSLAGARAMAMSIDAMKEVSRSARMMTHFDLSGNPHFMENYVSALFLPHTDAGLFPSVRIG from the coding sequence ATGCAGGTCACATTCTTACCATCAAATACAACAATCGAGACATCAGGGGAAGAGGCAATCCTCAGGATGGCCATGAGGGCTGGCATTCATATCAACGCATCCTGCGGTGGGGCCGGCGTATGCGATAAGTGCAAGGTCTTTCTGGATGACGGGGAGTTAAGGGGTGAAAGGTTTCCTGACGGTGCCTGGAAGGCATGTGCCTCTTATCCTGTAAGTGACGTAAAGATCAGGGTGCCTGTGGAATCGGAGATGGACAGACGGGCCCTTTCGAGGGCTGCGCCCAGAAAGATTGCTTCTTGGCTGGAGGCTCACGGCGGGATGCCATTTGACCTGCGTCCGGTCGTGGAAAAGGTCGCCATCAATGTACCGCGGCCCGATCTCTCGGATAGCGCAAGCGACCTCGACCGTCTCCAGCGCGAATTGATGAATGGTAGATTAAAGGGCACAACAGTTGAGGTCGACACCACCATCCTTTTTGATCTGCCTGCAGCCCTGCGTGAAAAAGAGTGGTTGACGACAGTGAGTATGATGGAGGGCCCAAGGCCGGATGTTAAGAAGCTCATAAGGGTTGAGCCAGGAGATGCGGCTGGTGGTCACCTTGCGCTCGCTTTTGATATAGGTACAACTACTGTTTCGGGCCAGCTCATAGAGCTGACGACAGGGAAGATTTTGGCCGATGTCTCGAATTACAATCCGCAGGTGAGTTTCGGAGAGGATGTGATCTCAAGGATGGAGTTTGCAAGGAAAAAGGATGGGCTCCTGACCTTGCAGCAGAAGATAATCGGTTGCCTGAATGCCTTAATCGCTGAGATCTGTTCATCTTCAAGGTGTCCGAAAGACTCGATAAGTCTCATGACTGCAGCTGGCAATACTGTCATGACGCACCTACTGTTGGGACTTGAGACCGGTTATCTGAGGACACAGCCTTATGTCCCTGTGGCTACACACCTCCCGCCTGTAAGGGCTAAGGACATCGGGATAGCCCTCCCGCCGCATGTGTATCTGTTTCTTGCTCCATGTGTGGCTAGTTACGTAGGGGGGGATATAACCGCGGGCGTGGTGGGTGTAGGGGTGCATCGTAGTCATGAGCTTACGCTCTTTATCGATATCGGCACGAATGGCGAAATCGTCTTAGGGAATCAGGACTGGATGGCTTGTGCGGCATGTTCGGCAGGACCAGCCTTTGAGGGGGGTGGGATCATGCACGGTATGAGGGCGACAACCGGGGCGGTTGAGGCGGTGCACATCCATCCCGAGACCTTTGAGCCGATGATCCTCACCATAGGCGGTAAGAAGGCCAAAGGCATCTGTGGCTCAGGGATAATAAGCCTTATGGCGGGACTTTTTATGGTCGAGGCCATAGATCGGCAGGGCAGATTCAGGCGCAACCTCAAGACCGGCCGTATAAGGCCGGGCAGAGACGGTTGGGAGTATGTCGTTATAGAGAAAGGTGCAACAGCGACGGGCAGGGATATTGTCTTTACCGAGGCGGATATTGAAAATCTCATAAGGGCCAAAGGGGCTATGTTTGCAGGCTATCAGACCCTCTTGGAGTCCGTCGGGATGGACTTCAAAGACCTTGAGCGGGTGGTACTTGCTGGAAATTTCGGGAGCTACCTTGACCTTGAACAGGCCGTCACAATAGGCCTTTTGCCTGATATCCCGAGAGACAGGTTCTTTTTTGTAGGTAACAGCTCCCTCGCTGGGGCAAGGGCTATGGCCATGTCGATCGATGCCATGAAGGAGGTTTCAAGGAGCGCCAGGATGATGACCCACTTTGATCTGAGCGGCAATCCGCATTTTATGGAAAATTACGTCTCGGCCTTGTTCCTCCCTCATACTGATGCAGGGTTGTTTCCAAGCGTGCGTATCGGGTAA
- the recJ gene encoding single-stranded-DNA-specific exonuclease RecJ, translated as MKSIILGKSWQFDTVDQTVVDDIVRKIGIPHIIARLLCRRGIDSPDVAERHLNPALASLSDPWRMADMDKAVDRLVKAVATHERIAVFGDYDADGVTASVLMSQFLSGLGLNVTVHIPDRVREGYGLNIESIKIFKSKGISLVVTVDCGISNHQEIAFAADLGIDVIITDHHEPPSHLPPALAILNPKRRDCRFPFKEIAGVGVAFNLVRALRSRLHGLGRWRNGDVPNLKNCLDLVAIGTVADMAPLLGDNRIMVKAGLEVINTKARPGLKALLQVSGVYDAVGTKDISFRLSPRINAAGRMFHADEAFKLLVTDDDQFAMKQAERLNSINQQRQAEEAAILKEAQDIIKGLGERPGYVVYSNNWNKGVVGIVASKLMEQLSRPVILLAVEDGAAYGSGRSPDGVNLYEILSECAEHLAAFGGHKAAAGLHLDIDNLGPFTKAFETSIAAKISDIDLTPRLKLDCPVSMQELISPEFQYFFEMLEPFGPGYPAPVIALRDFLILSSKVVGNNHLKLTLKPKPSPDSQNGIKMELIGWGHGDKTDLQWEGLELACTPYISVWQERKRLELRLEDARNAA; from the coding sequence ATGAAATCCATAATACTTGGCAAATCCTGGCAGTTCGATACAGTTGACCAGACCGTTGTCGATGACATAGTTCGAAAGATCGGCATCCCGCATATCATCGCCAGGCTCTTGTGCCGGCGCGGCATTGATTCGCCAGATGTCGCCGAACGACATCTGAACCCAGCCCTTGCCTCACTCAGCGACCCATGGAGGATGGCCGACATGGATAAGGCGGTGGATAGACTCGTAAAGGCGGTTGCGACACACGAGCGGATCGCGGTATTCGGCGACTATGATGCAGACGGTGTCACAGCATCGGTATTGATGTCTCAGTTCCTCTCAGGACTTGGGCTGAATGTCACGGTCCATATACCAGACAGGGTGCGCGAGGGCTATGGTCTAAACATAGAAAGCATAAAAATTTTCAAATCAAAAGGCATAAGTCTTGTCGTCACCGTTGACTGCGGCATAAGCAACCATCAAGAGATAGCGTTTGCAGCCGATCTCGGGATAGACGTCATCATAACCGATCACCATGAACCACCGTCTCACCTGCCGCCTGCATTGGCGATCCTTAACCCTAAACGCCGTGACTGTCGATTTCCCTTTAAAGAGATTGCGGGCGTAGGTGTCGCATTCAACCTGGTGCGGGCCTTAAGAAGCAGGCTGCACGGCCTTGGGCGTTGGAGAAACGGGGATGTCCCGAATCTCAAAAACTGCCTAGATCTGGTAGCGATAGGCACGGTTGCAGACATGGCGCCGCTGCTTGGAGATAACAGGATCATGGTAAAGGCCGGCCTAGAGGTGATAAATACAAAGGCAAGACCAGGCTTAAAGGCCCTCCTACAGGTCAGCGGTGTATATGACGCGGTCGGTACAAAAGACATATCTTTCCGTCTGTCGCCGCGCATAAATGCAGCAGGCCGTATGTTTCATGCCGACGAGGCGTTCAAACTCCTTGTAACGGACGACGACCAGTTCGCAATGAAACAGGCCGAAAGGCTGAATTCTATAAACCAGCAAAGGCAGGCCGAGGAGGCGGCGATACTCAAGGAGGCGCAAGACATCATAAAAGGGCTCGGCGAACGGCCTGGATATGTTGTTTATTCAAACAACTGGAATAAGGGTGTAGTCGGCATAGTGGCGTCTAAATTGATGGAACAGCTTTCAAGGCCCGTGATCCTCCTGGCCGTTGAAGATGGCGCAGCCTATGGGTCAGGACGAAGTCCAGATGGAGTGAATCTATATGAGATACTTTCTGAATGCGCCGAGCACCTTGCCGCCTTCGGTGGACACAAGGCCGCTGCAGGACTTCATCTTGACATAGACAACCTTGGGCCCTTCACAAAGGCCTTTGAGACCTCAATCGCCGCGAAGATCTCGGATATCGACCTTACCCCGAGGCTGAAACTTGACTGCCCTGTCTCCATGCAAGAGCTCATCTCGCCTGAATTCCAATACTTCTTTGAGATGCTGGAGCCATTCGGTCCAGGCTACCCGGCCCCTGTAATTGCCCTGCGAGATTTCTTGATCCTCTCATCAAAGGTTGTAGGAAACAACCATCTCAAACTGACGCTGAAACCAAAGCCCTCGCCCGATTCTCAAAACGGCATCAAAATGGAGCTGATCGGATGGGGGCACGGCGACAAGACCGATCTTCAATGGGAAGGGCTTGAGCTTGCCTGTACGCCTTATATCTCCGTATGGCAGGAAAGGAAACGCCTGGAACTCAGGCTAGAAGACGCAAGAAATGCGGCTTGA
- the rfaE2 gene encoding D-glycero-beta-D-manno-heptose 1-phosphate adenylyltransferase — MDIIKQGIKNKVGRGSTINLGIFQFNPRPDTPWLNWKRVRTAIQRLRENGVDIILLPELWATGPLQPGMPLPLNELDEIRQEAQTLSKSLGVLIIGTLPTPCTDGARHNLYNETHVFGLDRPHHPYRKINLFQPMAEHKLFNEGHTPAVLWTRTNGLEIGIGLMTCYDLRFPELARQLIFEGAHILAVSALWPTERLSQFKTLLSARATENQCFTAAANAWGDFKDTRFAGGSGVYGPSGKLIAAAPDSEAWISIGLDLGELDEIRRQFFTAHPPRHWAALTQGKICDLKSLKETASRRRRAGQRMVFTNGCFDIIHAGHVQYLETARRMGDFLVVGLNSDRSVSGIKGKGRPINNEWARARVLAGLQAVDYITVFDEPDPLKTIESLMPDVLVKGADWDEDHIIGAGIVKKNGGRVERVPFEYDISTTKIIRRILDPSKN, encoded by the coding sequence ATGGATATCATCAAGCAAGGTATAAAAAACAAAGTTGGACGAGGATCTACTATCAATCTGGGGATATTTCAATTCAATCCGCGCCCTGACACCCCATGGTTGAACTGGAAGAGGGTGCGCACGGCCATACAGAGACTCAGGGAAAACGGTGTCGACATCATTCTCCTGCCGGAACTCTGGGCTACCGGCCCACTGCAACCAGGGATGCCGTTGCCTTTAAACGAGCTTGATGAGATAAGGCAAGAGGCCCAGACCCTCTCCAAATCCCTTGGCGTCCTGATCATCGGAACGCTTCCGACACCCTGCACGGACGGTGCAAGACATAACCTCTACAATGAGACCCATGTCTTCGGCCTTGACCGTCCACATCACCCCTATAGGAAGATCAACCTGTTTCAGCCGATGGCGGAACACAAGCTCTTCAATGAAGGACATACGCCGGCTGTGCTGTGGACCCGAACAAATGGCCTGGAAATAGGCATCGGCCTCATGACATGCTATGACCTGAGGTTCCCGGAGCTTGCAAGGCAGCTCATCTTTGAAGGCGCCCACATCCTCGCGGTCTCGGCCCTCTGGCCGACTGAAAGGTTGAGCCAGTTCAAGACCCTGCTTTCGGCAAGGGCCACAGAAAACCAATGTTTTACAGCCGCAGCAAACGCATGGGGGGATTTCAAAGACACCAGGTTTGCAGGTGGTTCAGGGGTCTATGGACCATCAGGCAAACTAATTGCCGCCGCCCCAGATTCAGAGGCCTGGATATCCATCGGCCTTGACCTTGGAGAACTTGACGAAATCCGCCGACAATTTTTTACCGCTCACCCCCCAAGGCACTGGGCCGCACTTACTCAAGGCAAGATATGTGATCTAAAATCATTAAAAGAAACAGCATCGCGGCGGCGCAGGGCAGGCCAAAGGATGGTCTTTACAAACGGCTGTTTTGACATCATTCATGCGGGCCATGTCCAATATCTGGAGACCGCCAGACGTATGGGGGATTTTTTGGTCGTCGGCCTCAACAGTGACAGATCTGTTAGTGGGATAAAAGGGAAAGGGCGCCCTATAAACAATGAATGGGCCAGGGCCAGGGTCCTCGCAGGGCTTCAGGCCGTTGACTATATAACGGTCTTCGACGAACCCGATCCCCTTAAGACAATCGAGTCCCTTATGCCTGATGTGCTTGTAAAGGGTGCCGACTGGGATGAAGATCATATAATAGGGGCTGGCATTGTAAAGAAGAATGGGGGCAGGGTGGAAAGGGTGCCGTTTGAATATGATATATCAACTACAAAGATCATAAGGCGGATATTAGATCCGTCAAAAAATTGA
- a CDS encoding flagellar basal body-associated FliL family protein gives MAEQEEKVNATETDTPKKKKNMLLIAIIGLIVVIVLAGLGSYLFLFKKPSNEALEREINGEHETKGADKGKVGIMVDLEPFVVNLDDPKARHFLKIAITLEVPDEKAKEEITKLMPKIKNEIIMILSSKSLDDVIPVEGKIKLRDELMVRLTNILGQGRLNNVYFSQFVVQ, from the coding sequence ATGGCTGAACAAGAAGAAAAGGTAAATGCAACAGAGACCGATACCCCCAAAAAGAAAAAAAACATGCTGCTGATAGCAATCATCGGCCTGATTGTCGTCATCGTATTGGCAGGGCTCGGTTCCTATTTGTTTCTCTTTAAAAAACCCAGCAACGAGGCGCTCGAAAGAGAAATAAACGGCGAGCATGAAACCAAAGGTGCAGACAAGGGAAAGGTCGGCATCATGGTGGACTTGGAGCCCTTTGTAGTAAACCTCGACGACCCTAAGGCAAGACACTTCCTCAAGATCGCAATCACCCTTGAAGTGCCTGATGAAAAGGCCAAAGAGGAGATAACAAAACTTATGCCCAAAATCAAAAACGAGATAATCATGATCCTGAGCAGCAAGTCGCTTGATGACGTCATTCCTGTGGAAGGCAAGATAAAATTGAGAGACGAGCTCATGGTCAGATTAACCAACATACTCGGCCAGGGTCGTTTGAACAACGTCTATTTCTCGCAATTTGTAGTTCAGTAG
- the fliM gene encoding flagellar motor switch protein FliM — translation MNALLSQEEIDALLSGIGEVTEVTKEAEAKPTPTIGEVVPFDFEKATLMIKTKFPGLDIVNDQFNRGLRTTLSSILKLAADSSVAPIEIINFKNFLNRIPVPSNIHIIKLEPFRGTAMVVLDPKLVFSIVEIFLGSTKLGQSRIEGREFTSIEQRLIKRIIISILNDLERAWRNIHPVTIQYIRSEINPQFAKIAQNDDAVIISRFQIDLEEISGSITVCIPLGVLQPIKSKLQSTFQSEEAEDPLWRKQLIRNLFEVEVDITVPLGDTNITGAELMDLGVGDIIQLDTNIEDLLNVIVQDRPKFAGHPGLFRGQRAVRIEKAIKIDE, via the coding sequence ATGAATGCGCTTTTAAGCCAAGAGGAAATAGATGCACTTTTAAGCGGCATAGGCGAGGTCACCGAGGTCACAAAAGAGGCCGAAGCAAAACCGACGCCGACGATAGGAGAGGTGGTACCTTTCGACTTCGAAAAGGCGACCCTAATGATCAAGACCAAGTTTCCAGGTCTTGACATCGTAAACGATCAGTTTAACAGGGGTCTTAGAACCACCCTATCTTCCATACTGAAACTTGCTGCCGACAGTAGTGTAGCCCCAATCGAGATAATAAATTTCAAAAATTTTTTGAACAGGATACCTGTCCCGAGCAATATCCACATCATAAAACTGGAGCCGTTCCGTGGGACCGCTATGGTAGTATTGGATCCAAAACTGGTCTTTTCCATAGTGGAGATATTCCTAGGGTCCACCAAGCTCGGGCAGAGCAGGATAGAAGGGAGGGAGTTCACCTCCATAGAGCAGCGGTTGATAAAGAGGATCATAATCTCTATATTGAACGACCTCGAAAGGGCCTGGCGAAACATACATCCCGTCACGATCCAATACATACGCTCTGAAATAAATCCGCAATTTGCAAAGATAGCCCAGAACGACGACGCGGTCATCATATCCAGATTTCAGATAGACCTGGAGGAGATCAGCGGATCAATTACCGTCTGCATACCACTCGGCGTACTCCAGCCCATAAAGTCAAAATTGCAGAGCACTTTTCAAAGCGAAGAGGCTGAAGATCCACTCTGGCGCAAACAATTAATCAGGAATCTTTTCGAGGTTGAGGTGGACATAACAGTACCGCTTGGCGACACCAACATAACAGGGGCCGAGCTTATGGACCTGGGTGTGGGGGACATCATCCAGCTCGATACAAATATAGAAGACCTCCTCAACGTCATAGTCCAGGATAGGCCCAAATTCGCCGGACATCCCGGCCTGTTCAGGGGCCAACGTGCAGTGCGGATCGAAAAGGCGATCAAGATTGATGAATGA